Proteins from a single region of Shinella zoogloeoides:
- the recO gene encoding DNA repair protein RecO — translation MQWTDEAIVLGVRRHGETSVIAEVMTRGRGRHLGMVRGGRSRAMQPVLQPGNSVDVTWRARLDEHLGEFRLEPLELRAGRLMETATAVYGVQAMAALLRFLPERDPHPHLYEALSVILDHLHEPADAGELFIRFELAVLNDLGFGLDLLECVATGSRENLCYVSPKSGRAVSREAGAPFADRMLALPAFLGDESRHAADAAALADGFRLTAFFLNRHVCEPRGLELANARDGFVQAALKALALPRNDQPREAHA, via the coding sequence GCCGAGGTGATGACGCGCGGCCGCGGCCGGCATCTCGGCATGGTCCGGGGCGGGCGCTCGCGCGCCATGCAGCCGGTGCTTCAGCCGGGCAATTCCGTGGATGTGACCTGGCGGGCGCGGCTCGACGAGCATCTCGGCGAATTCCGCCTCGAACCGCTGGAGCTTCGCGCCGGCCGGCTGATGGAGACGGCGACGGCCGTCTATGGCGTGCAGGCCATGGCGGCGCTGCTGCGCTTCCTGCCGGAGCGCGATCCCCATCCCCATCTCTACGAGGCGCTGTCCGTCATCCTCGATCACCTGCACGAGCCGGCCGATGCCGGCGAACTTTTCATCCGCTTCGAGCTTGCCGTGTTGAACGACCTCGGCTTCGGCCTCGACCTTCTCGAATGCGTGGCGACCGGCAGCCGTGAAAACCTCTGCTACGTCTCGCCCAAATCCGGCCGCGCCGTCTCGCGCGAGGCGGGCGCGCCCTTTGCGGACAGGATGCTCGCGCTTCCCGCCTTCCTCGGCGACGAGAGCCGGCACGCGGCCGATGCCGCGGCGCTTGCCGACGGCTTCCGCCTGACGGCCTTCTTCCTCAACCGGCATGTCTGCGAGCCGCGCGGGCTGGAGCTGGCGAATGCCCGCGACGGCTTCGTGCAGGCGGCGCTGAAGGCGCTCGCCCTGCCGCGAAACGATCAACCCAGAGAGGCCCATGCATGA
- a CDS encoding PaaI family thioesterase, producing MTVEIYPGLTVGSIGTLPLDVVKRDGGLKVLQAMLAGDLPAPSMAKTLAFSMTEVEEGRVVFAGMPSADHLNPLGTVHGGWTATVMDSALGCAVFSVIKPGEAYTTIEFKLNLVRPVLPGMGEVFCEGRIVHRGRTIATSEAWLRDGKGKLLAHGTETCAIFPIENLMR from the coding sequence ATGACGGTCGAAATCTATCCCGGGCTGACGGTCGGTAGCATCGGCACGCTGCCGCTCGACGTGGTGAAGCGAGACGGCGGGCTGAAGGTGCTGCAGGCGATGCTTGCCGGCGACCTGCCCGCCCCGTCGATGGCCAAAACGCTCGCCTTCAGCATGACCGAGGTGGAGGAGGGGCGCGTCGTCTTCGCCGGCATGCCCTCCGCCGATCACCTCAATCCGCTCGGCACGGTGCATGGCGGCTGGACGGCGACGGTGATGGATTCGGCCCTCGGCTGCGCCGTCTTTTCCGTCATCAAGCCGGGCGAGGCCTATACGACCATCGAGTTCAAGCTGAACCTCGTGCGCCCGGTCCTGCCCGGCATGGGCGAGGTGTTCTGCGAAGGCAGGATCGTGCATCGCGGCCGCACCATCGCCACCTCGGAAGCGTGGCTGCGCGACGGCAAGGGCAAGCTGCTCGCCCACGGCACGGAAACCTGCGCCATCTTCCCCATCGAGAACCTGATGCGCTGA
- a CDS encoding DUF2339 domain-containing protein: MLEILSLVAIGLALYTLNASRGSAQKLGEEVMRLKAEVEALKAGGLSTPPAPVAEAAPETVSSAVPEDAEPSEQEEFSSPWAAATASEAGKGRAIFGGAPAVAAQAAAEGEKAEKTVTVPAAAPARPKESFESRIGARWAVWVGGIALALGGIFMVKYSIEAGLLSPAVRLSLAAAFGLVLMAVGEFVRRRTQPLIANAFQNAMIPGVLTAAGSITLFAVTYVAHAFYGYLGAPAAFALLAIVAFATIGLSLLHGQALAGLGLLASMLTPALVSTSDPSPWSLFGFLSVAWLATFAASRIRGWQVVPALANAGMALWALLYLAGADNAEAMPVLLAMLVLALGHGLIWPGGLVAEDRPPEPGVASIAPLDRLFTPPAVAVSLTGALAMGFPALMLASTVPTVASADHGFAIVVLALAVLGALRGWAVYPAILSAIVAVVGTVRMVGLPAAGLIGDFTNLAPPTLDGSEPLPFPVPVLGSVPANLLLLLAVAYAAVGLAAVRLRLAGSAPFAAIWSLLAPAVPFAILAVSFFNLGNLSFDPKHGLLAVVFGLVFLAAAEGFSRGRSEGGEGLFIPQWTLAAGGFAFLVLALHALTDGLVTTLGIALLGAVAVYATRLRRWPVLPWLMAAAAAVVAGRIGWEPTIVGAANLSKTPVFNQLLAGYGIPAALLALSAFELRRWPGERIRNLLQALASLFLLLTAAILVRHGMNGGVLDSSTPTLGEQSVYTLLVIGASAIMMSLDLKSPSPVFRYGSMVVGGLSVLSVLSAHFIGLNPYLTGELLGKWPFFDLLLVGYLLPGIAYGGLAWYARDRRPLPYVVMLALSGVALVFAWVTLSVRRYWHGESIAEWKGFLQPETYTYSVVWLLLGVLLLAVGSKVDSRSIRLASAGLVLIAVVKVFLIDMSNLEGILRALSFIGLGAVLIGIGLFYQKILSGKSGTGEKAELNVSS; encoded by the coding sequence ATGCTGGAAATCCTCTCGCTGGTCGCCATCGGCCTCGCCCTCTATACCCTCAACGCCTCGCGCGGTAGCGCGCAGAAGCTTGGCGAGGAGGTGATGCGCCTCAAGGCGGAGGTCGAGGCGCTGAAGGCCGGCGGCTTGTCCACGCCGCCCGCGCCGGTGGCCGAAGCCGCCCCGGAAACGGTCTCGTCCGCAGTGCCGGAAGATGCGGAGCCATCGGAGCAGGAGGAATTCTCCAGCCCCTGGGCCGCCGCGACGGCGAGCGAGGCCGGGAAGGGCCGCGCCATCTTCGGCGGTGCGCCCGCTGTCGCTGCACAGGCCGCTGCGGAGGGCGAAAAGGCGGAGAAGACCGTCACGGTGCCCGCCGCCGCGCCGGCAAGGCCGAAGGAAAGCTTCGAGAGCCGCATCGGCGCGCGCTGGGCCGTCTGGGTCGGCGGCATCGCGCTCGCGCTCGGCGGTATCTTCATGGTCAAGTATTCCATCGAGGCGGGATTGCTCAGCCCCGCCGTGCGGCTGTCGCTGGCGGCGGCCTTCGGCCTCGTGCTGATGGCGGTCGGCGAATTCGTGCGCCGCCGCACCCAGCCGCTCATCGCCAATGCCTTCCAGAACGCCATGATCCCGGGCGTGCTGACGGCCGCCGGGTCCATCACGCTCTTCGCCGTCACCTATGTCGCCCACGCGTTCTACGGTTATCTCGGCGCGCCCGCCGCTTTCGCGCTGCTTGCCATCGTCGCCTTCGCGACGATCGGCCTGTCGCTGCTGCACGGGCAGGCGCTTGCCGGCCTCGGCCTCCTTGCCTCCATGCTGACGCCCGCTCTGGTCTCCACCAGCGATCCGAGCCCCTGGAGCCTCTTCGGTTTCCTCTCCGTCGCATGGCTCGCCACCTTCGCGGCCTCCCGCATCCGTGGCTGGCAGGTCGTGCCGGCGCTCGCCAATGCCGGCATGGCGCTCTGGGCGCTGCTCTATCTCGCCGGGGCCGACAATGCCGAGGCGATGCCGGTCCTGCTGGCCATGCTCGTTCTTGCCCTCGGCCACGGCCTGATCTGGCCCGGTGGCCTTGTGGCGGAAGACCGGCCGCCCGAGCCGGGCGTCGCCTCGATCGCCCCACTCGACCGCCTCTTCACCCCGCCTGCCGTCGCCGTGTCGCTCACCGGCGCGCTCGCCATGGGCTTCCCGGCGCTGATGCTGGCGAGCACCGTCCCCACGGTCGCCTCCGCCGACCATGGCTTTGCCATCGTCGTCCTCGCGCTCGCCGTTCTCGGCGCGTTGCGCGGCTGGGCCGTCTATCCGGCGATCCTCTCCGCCATCGTCGCCGTCGTCGGCACGGTGCGGATGGTCGGCCTGCCGGCTGCCGGGCTGATCGGCGACTTTACCAATCTTGCGCCGCCGACGCTGGATGGCAGCGAACCGCTGCCCTTCCCGGTTCCCGTCCTCGGCTCGGTTCCCGCCAATCTGCTCCTCTTGCTCGCCGTCGCCTATGCCGCCGTGGGCCTTGCCGCCGTGCGCCTGCGGCTGGCCGGCTCCGCTCCCTTCGCCGCGATATGGAGCCTGCTTGCTCCGGCCGTGCCTTTCGCCATCCTCGCCGTCAGCTTCTTCAATCTCGGCAATCTCTCCTTCGATCCGAAGCACGGCCTGCTCGCGGTCGTGTTCGGCCTCGTCTTCCTCGCCGCGGCGGAAGGTTTTTCGCGCGGGCGGAGTGAGGGCGGGGAAGGGCTTTTCATCCCGCAATGGACGCTCGCCGCCGGCGGCTTCGCCTTCCTCGTTCTGGCGCTGCATGCCCTGACGGACGGCCTTGTCACCACGCTCGGCATCGCGCTTCTCGGCGCTGTCGCCGTCTACGCCACGCGCCTTCGCCGCTGGCCGGTGCTGCCCTGGCTGATGGCCGCCGCCGCCGCCGTGGTCGCCGGCCGGATCGGCTGGGAGCCGACCATCGTCGGCGCGGCGAACCTGTCGAAAACGCCGGTCTTCAACCAGCTTCTCGCCGGTTACGGCATACCGGCGGCGCTGCTCGCGCTCTCGGCCTTCGAACTACGCCGCTGGCCGGGCGAGCGCATCCGCAATCTTCTTCAGGCCCTCGCCAGCCTCTTCCTGCTGCTGACCGCCGCGATCCTCGTGCGCCACGGCATGAATGGCGGTGTGCTCGACAGTTCCACGCCGACGCTCGGCGAACAGTCGGTCTATACGCTGCTGGTCATCGGCGCCTCGGCGATCATGATGTCGCTCGACCTGAAATCGCCGAGCCCGGTCTTCCGCTATGGCTCGATGGTCGTGGGCGGGCTTTCGGTCCTGTCGGTGCTGAGCGCCCATTTCATCGGCCTCAATCCCTATCTGACCGGCGAACTGCTCGGCAAATGGCCGTTCTTCGATCTCCTGCTCGTCGGCTACCTGCTGCCGGGTATCGCCTATGGCGGCCTCGCCTGGTATGCGCGGGATCGCCGGCCGCTGCCCTATGTCGTCATGCTCGCGCTGTCCGGCGTGGCGCTCGTCTTCGCCTGGGTCACGCTCAGCGTGCGCCGCTACTGGCATGGTGAAAGCATCGCGGAATGGAAGGGCTTCCTCCAGCCGGAAACCTACACCTATTCCGTCGTCTGGCTGCTGCTCGGCGTGCTGCTGCTGGCGGTTGGCTCGAAGGTCGATTCCAGGAGCATCCGCCTTGCCTCCGCCGGTCTCGTGCTGATCGCCGTCGTCAAGGTCTTCCTCATCGACATGTCGAACCTTGAAGGCATCCTGCGCGCGCTCTCCTTCATCGGCCTCGGCGCGGTGCTCATCGGCATCGGCCTGTTCTACCAGAAGATCCTCTCGGGAAAGTCCGGGACGGGCGAAAAGGCGGAATTGAACGTGTCGTCCTGA
- a CDS encoding HD domain-containing protein: MSFACLAAAFSPLADLAERLLPQAFAADDGSHDAAHLIRVWKSARRIQAEEGGDLRLLAAAVLLHDCVAVEKNSPLRAEASRLAAEKAAGLLAAEGWSETDVAAVSHAILTHSFSAGIPPETLEARIVQDADRLDAIGMVGAARCFYIAGRMGSGLYDPLDPLAEHRPLDDKAFAIDHFEVKLFRLADGFQTAAGARMAKDRTQRLRAIRDMLLDEI; the protein is encoded by the coding sequence ATGTCCTTCGCCTGCCTCGCCGCCGCCTTCTCGCCGCTTGCGGACCTTGCCGAGCGCCTGCTGCCGCAGGCCTTCGCCGCCGATGACGGCTCGCACGATGCCGCGCATCTCATCCGCGTGTGGAAGAGCGCCCGCCGCATCCAGGCGGAGGAGGGCGGGGACCTGCGCCTTCTGGCCGCCGCCGTGCTGCTGCACGATTGCGTGGCCGTGGAGAAGAATTCGCCGCTGCGCGCCGAGGCCTCGCGCCTTGCCGCCGAAAAGGCCGCCGGCCTGCTCGCCGCCGAAGGCTGGAGCGAAACGGATGTGGCGGCCGTCTCTCACGCCATCCTCACCCACAGTTTTTCGGCCGGTATTCCGCCGGAAACGCTGGAGGCGAGGATCGTGCAGGATGCCGACCGGCTCGACGCCATCGGCATGGTGGGCGCGGCGCGTTGCTTCTACATTGCCGGGCGCATGGGCAGCGGCCTCTACGATCCGCTGGATCCGCTTGCCGAGCACCGCCCGCTGGACGACAAGGCCTTCGCCATCGATCATTTCGAGGTCAAACTCTTCAGGCTCGCGGACGGCTTCCAGACGGCGGCGGGCGCGCGGATGGCGAAGGACCGCACGCAGCGCCTCCGGGCGATCCGTGACATGCTTCTGGATGAAATCTGA
- a CDS encoding MOSC domain-containing protein: protein MQVEGLNIHPLKSGRAIPVESATIRLDGLAGDRRYMVVEPDGRFITQRELQPLARVEATAVGESLLLEMEGRQLLASFEPDDRLDVTVWDSAVNAAVADEAVNDVLSDWLARPVKLVHMDALAHRAEGEDWAGAPAPVCFADGFPVLVTTTGSLADLNRTLVAKGQEPVGMDRFRTNILVSCDDPWAEDLWEAIEINGVVFDFVKPCARCIMTTQDQMTGERIGGNPIQGLAEKRMSADRRVPGVLFGWNAVPRGEGEVRLGDAVRVVKTREERWPMKVRA, encoded by the coding sequence ATGCAGGTCGAAGGCCTCAATATCCATCCGCTGAAGAGCGGCCGCGCCATCCCGGTCGAAAGCGCGACCATCCGCCTCGACGGCCTTGCCGGCGACCGGCGCTATATGGTCGTGGAGCCGGACGGCCGTTTCATCACCCAGCGCGAACTCCAGCCGCTCGCCCGCGTCGAGGCGACCGCGGTCGGCGAAAGCCTTCTGCTGGAAATGGAAGGCCGCCAGCTTCTCGCGAGCTTCGAGCCGGATGACCGCCTCGACGTGACCGTCTGGGACAGCGCGGTCAACGCCGCCGTCGCCGATGAGGCCGTGAACGATGTCCTGTCGGACTGGCTCGCCCGCCCGGTCAAGCTGGTGCATATGGATGCGCTGGCGCACCGCGCCGAGGGCGAGGACTGGGCCGGCGCCCCGGCCCCCGTCTGCTTTGCGGACGGCTTCCCCGTCCTCGTCACCACGACCGGCTCGCTGGCCGATCTCAACCGCACGCTCGTCGCCAAGGGGCAGGAGCCGGTCGGCATGGACCGCTTCCGCACCAATATCCTCGTTTCCTGCGACGATCCCTGGGCGGAAGACCTCTGGGAAGCGATCGAGATCAACGGCGTCGTCTTCGATTTCGTCAAACCCTGCGCCCGCTGCATCATGACCACGCAGGACCAGATGACCGGCGAGCGCATCGGCGGCAACCCCATCCAGGGCCTCGCCGAAAAACGCATGTCCGCCGACCGCCGCGTGCCCGGCGTGCTTTTCGGCTGGAACGCGGTGCCGCGCGGCGAGGGGGAAGTGCGCCTTGGAGACGCGGTGCGGGTGGTGAAGACGCGGGAAGAGCGCTGGCCGATGAAGGTTCGCGCCTGA
- the vapB gene encoding type II toxin-antitoxin system VapB family antitoxin, whose product MANSTVFTSNRSQAVRLPKAVAFPEDVHVVDVLKIGRSRVIVPQGQRWDDLFLNGPRVSDDFMPEREQPAAEERESF is encoded by the coding sequence ATGGCCAATTCGACTGTCTTCACCAGCAATCGCAGTCAGGCGGTGCGCCTTCCCAAGGCGGTCGCCTTCCCGGAGGACGTGCATGTGGTCGATGTTCTCAAGATCGGCCGCAGCCGCGTCATCGTTCCGCAGGGCCAGAGATGGGACGATCTTTTCCTGAACGGGCCGCGCGTCAGCGACGATTTCATGCCCGAGCGGGAGCAGCCGGCGGCGGAAGAACGCGAGTCCTTCTGA
- the vapC gene encoding type II toxin-antitoxin system tRNA(fMet)-specific endonuclease VapC, whose translation MLAYMLDTNICIYVMKTYPPAVREKFNALAEQLCISSITLAELHYGAEKSARRAENLMAIEHFVARLEVLPFAARAAAHYGQVRAELERAGTPCGPHDMQIGGHARSEGLIVVTNNLREFARMPGLRAENWL comes from the coding sequence ATGCTGGCCTATATGCTCGACACGAATATCTGCATCTATGTGATGAAGACCTATCCGCCTGCGGTTCGCGAGAAGTTCAACGCGCTGGCGGAGCAGCTTTGCATATCGAGCATCACGCTCGCGGAACTGCATTACGGCGCGGAAAAATCGGCGCGCCGGGCTGAGAACCTCATGGCGATCGAGCACTTTGTCGCGCGGCTGGAGGTTCTGCCCTTCGCGGCCAGGGCCGCCGCGCATTACGGGCAGGTTCGGGCGGAGCTTGAAAGGGCCGGCACGCCATGCGGTCCGCACGACATGCAGATCGGCGGCCATGCCCGCAGCGAAGGCTTGATCGTCGTGACGAACAATCTCAGGGAGTTTGCGCGCATGCCGGGGCTAAGGGCCGAGAACTGGCTGTAA
- a CDS encoding magnesium transporter CorA family protein produces MLQIYARKADRFCLREISNPAIEQAISPALWYDLLSPTLEEVREVEAALHISIPTREEMEDIELSARLYQEDGAAFLTMTALTNLDSDEPAKMPVTFILHGPTLVTVRYADAKPFSVFCHRALRGNGHSYETGEDVMLGLIESVIDRMADVLERLGNEIDVLSHEVFRSKKATSSKKTRDLEAVIEQLGRKGDFLSGVRESLVSVSRLAAYHAAIETPARRPSKEIRQLVKLVQRDASSLGDHAAFLSGKINFLLDATLGLINLEQNQIIKIFTVASVVFLPPTLVASVYGMNFELMPELQWHLGYPWAVGLMVLSALVPFLYFKRRGWV; encoded by the coding sequence ATGTTGCAGATCTATGCCCGCAAGGCTGACCGCTTTTGCCTGCGCGAAATTTCCAACCCGGCCATCGAGCAGGCGATTTCCCCCGCCCTGTGGTACGACCTCCTCAGCCCCACGCTGGAGGAAGTGCGGGAGGTCGAGGCCGCCCTGCACATCTCCATCCCGACGCGTGAAGAGATGGAGGATATCGAGCTTTCCGCCCGCCTCTACCAGGAAGACGGCGCGGCCTTCCTGACGATGACGGCGCTGACCAATCTCGACAGCGACGAGCCGGCCAAGATGCCGGTGACCTTCATCCTGCATGGACCGACGCTGGTGACGGTGCGCTATGCGGACGCCAAACCCTTCTCCGTCTTCTGCCATCGGGCGCTGCGCGGCAACGGCCACAGCTACGAGACCGGTGAGGATGTCATGCTCGGCCTCATCGAATCCGTCATCGACCGCATGGCGGACGTGCTGGAGCGGCTCGGCAACGAGATCGACGTGCTCTCGCACGAGGTTTTCCGCAGCAAGAAGGCGACGTCGAGCAAGAAGACGCGCGACCTGGAGGCCGTGATCGAACAGCTCGGCCGCAAGGGCGATTTCCTCAGCGGCGTGCGCGAAAGCCTCGTTTCCGTCTCCCGGCTCGCGGCCTATCACGCGGCGATAGAGACCCCCGCCCGCCGGCCGTCGAAGGAAATCCGCCAGCTCGTCAAGCTCGTGCAGCGCGACGCCTCCTCGCTCGGCGACCACGCCGCCTTCCTCTCGGGCAAGATCAACTTCCTGCTCGACGCGACGCTCGGCCTCATCAATCTCGAGCAGAACCAGATCATCAAGATCTTCACCGTCGCCTCGGTCGTCTTCCTGCCGCCGACGCTGGTCGCCTCGGTCTACGGCATGAATTTCGAGCTGATGCCCGAGCTGCAATGGCACCTCGGCTACCCCTGGGCCGTCGGCCTCATGGTCCTCTCGGCGCTTGTGCCGTTCCTGTATTTCAAGCGGCGGGGGTGGGTGTGA
- a CDS encoding MFS transporter — protein sequence MSAPSTVAAPAASRPMPWLIIVAGSLIAVLTFGPRSAMGFFQLPMLQDTGWDRTTFGLAMALQNLAWGVSQPFFGAIADKFGTWRVLLVSGLVYALGLFLMSLGTSPLWLHVGGGVLVGLGVGAGSFGILLSAFARNVTPDQRSMAFGICTAAGSAGMFLFAPLSQGLISAYGWSDSLVYLGMLMLLVPLIAIPLRGNSSSGITAASEYKQTIGEALKEALGHRSYLLLVAGFFVCGYQVAFITAHFPAYLGDIGIDARYAVIALALIGFFNIIGSLAAGFIGQRYSKPYFLAYIYIARSVAVSAFILLPKSPASVVIFAIVMGLLWLSTVPPTNGLVAIMFGTKHLGLLGGIVFLSHQVGSFLGVWMGGYLYDHFGTYDPVWWLGVALGLFAAVVHWPIEERGVPRPAAA from the coding sequence ATGTCCGCCCCATCCACAGTCGCGGCGCCCGCCGCCAGCCGGCCCATGCCCTGGCTGATTATTGTCGCCGGCTCGCTGATCGCCGTGCTCACCTTCGGCCCGCGCTCGGCCATGGGCTTCTTCCAGTTGCCCATGCTGCAGGATACCGGCTGGGACCGCACGACCTTCGGCCTCGCCATGGCGTTGCAGAACCTTGCCTGGGGCGTCAGCCAGCCGTTCTTCGGCGCCATCGCCGACAAGTTCGGCACCTGGCGCGTGCTGCTCGTCTCGGGCCTCGTCTATGCGCTCGGCCTCTTCCTGATGTCGCTCGGCACCTCGCCGCTCTGGCTGCATGTCGGCGGCGGCGTGCTGGTGGGGCTCGGCGTCGGGGCCGGCTCCTTCGGCATCCTGCTTTCCGCCTTCGCGCGAAACGTCACGCCGGACCAGCGCTCCATGGCCTTCGGCATCTGCACGGCGGCCGGTTCCGCTGGCATGTTCCTCTTCGCGCCGCTGTCGCAGGGCCTCATCAGCGCCTATGGCTGGTCGGACAGCCTCGTCTATCTCGGCATGCTGATGCTGCTCGTGCCGCTGATCGCCATTCCGCTGCGCGGCAATTCCTCCTCCGGCATCACCGCCGCCAGCGAATACAAGCAGACTATCGGCGAGGCGCTGAAGGAAGCGCTCGGCCACCGCAGCTACCTGCTGCTGGTCGCTGGCTTCTTCGTCTGCGGCTATCAGGTTGCCTTCATCACCGCACATTTTCCGGCCTATCTCGGCGATATCGGCATCGATGCGCGCTACGCCGTGATCGCGCTGGCGCTGATCGGCTTCTTCAACATCATCGGCTCGCTCGCCGCCGGCTTCATCGGCCAGCGCTACTCGAAACCTTACTTCCTCGCCTATATCTACATTGCCCGGTCGGTCGCGGTCTCCGCCTTCATCCTGCTGCCGAAGTCGCCGGCCTCGGTCGTCATCTTCGCCATCGTGATGGGCCTTCTCTGGCTCTCCACCGTGCCGCCGACCAACGGCCTCGTCGCCATCATGTTCGGCACGAAGCATCTCGGCCTTCTCGGCGGCATCGTCTTCCTGTCGCATCAGGTCGGCTCGTTCCTCGGCGTGTGGATGGGCGGCTATCTCTACGACCATTTCGGCACCTACGATCCGGTCTGGTGGCTGGGCGTCGCGCTCGGCCTCTTCGCGGCCGTCGTGCATTGGCCCATCGAGGAGCGGGGCGTTCCGCGCCCGGCGGCCGCCTGA
- the nadA gene encoding quinolinate synthase NadA has translation MTVLAQHVAQAEGARPLSAAERFGVIEKPDLTFTPEIARETEHLYEKVKQFIPAFEWPVYAPYVAAINRLKKERGAVILAHNYQTPEIFHCVADIVGDSLQLARDATKVDAEIIIQCGVHFMAETSKLLNPEKTVLIPDARAGCSLSESITGADVRLLKQRYPGVPVVTYVNTSADVKAETDICCTSSNVLAVVESLESDTVLCIPDEYLAMNVAKQTNKKILTWKGHCEVHERFTPQELLAYKAVHPGIEIIGHPECHPDVIAVCDFAGSTSGMINYVKDNRPSRVLLVTECSMASNIQAELPDVDFVKPCNLCPHMKRITLPKILDSLVNMTEEVLVDPAIADRARLAVERMVNLKQ, from the coding sequence ATGACCGTTCTGGCCCAGCATGTGGCGCAAGCCGAAGGCGCGCGTCCGCTCAGCGCCGCGGAGCGCTTCGGCGTCATCGAGAAACCGGACCTCACCTTCACGCCCGAGATCGCCCGCGAGACGGAACACCTCTACGAGAAGGTCAAGCAGTTCATCCCCGCCTTCGAATGGCCGGTCTACGCGCCCTATGTCGCCGCCATCAACCGGCTGAAGAAGGAGCGCGGCGCGGTCATCCTCGCGCACAATTACCAGACGCCGGAAATCTTCCACTGCGTCGCCGATATCGTCGGCGACTCGTTGCAGCTCGCCCGCGACGCCACCAAGGTCGATGCCGAGATCATCATCCAGTGCGGCGTGCATTTCATGGCCGAGACCTCCAAGCTGCTGAACCCGGAAAAGACCGTGCTGATCCCGGATGCAAGGGCCGGCTGCTCGCTGTCGGAATCGATCACCGGCGCGGATGTGCGCCTGCTCAAGCAGCGCTACCCCGGCGTGCCGGTGGTGACCTATGTTAACACCTCGGCGGATGTGAAGGCGGAGACGGATATCTGCTGCACCTCGTCCAATGTGCTTGCGGTCGTCGAGAGCCTGGAGAGCGACACCGTGCTCTGCATCCCGGACGAATATCTGGCGATGAACGTCGCCAAGCAGACAAACAAGAAAATCCTCACCTGGAAGGGGCATTGCGAGGTGCACGAGCGCTTCACCCCGCAGGAGCTGCTCGCCTACAAGGCGGTCCATCCCGGCATCGAGATCATCGGCCACCCGGAATGCCACCCGGACGTCATTGCCGTCTGCGATTTCGCCGGCTCCACCTCGGGCATGATCAATTATGTGAAGGACAATCGTCCCTCGCGCGTGCTGCTCGTCACCGAATGCTCCATGGCCTCCAATATCCAGGCCGAGCTGCCGGATGTCGACTTCGTCAAACCGTGCAACCTCTGTCCGCACATGAAGCGCATCACGCTGCCGAAGATCCTCGACAGCCTTGTGAACATGACGGAGGAGGTTCTGGTCGATCCGGCGATCGCCGACCGCGCCCGCCTTGCCGTCGAGCGGATGGTGAACTTGAAGCAATAG